A genomic region of Populus nigra chromosome 11, ddPopNigr1.1, whole genome shotgun sequence contains the following coding sequences:
- the LOC133668563 gene encoding uncharacterized protein LOC133668563, translated as MARGTTLILAPATKFFCSSSSKPVIVFSVSTLHGIPPPPHPSFSASMALSSHIHNFSVLSVSKTIEHGNGRRRARMVVKMAASTSDMAAAFEEGKLERPKWSGQTPLSRLVGALIAFKPLSSVLKLGARQVLIRTAEKGNIPWREMTKEILESDVYKELESIQNPSLVYPDYYLNPFHAYDEGNLSWLAAAEAEAATMSMVRRAIPNASTVDEANQVVRGNWLQAIEQHHLQYSGTTMIRDILDIGCSVGVSTRFLADKFPSANVTGLDLSPHFLSVAQFKEKKIGPRKNPIKWMHANAEDTGFPPQSFDLVSVSYVFHECPERAIVNILKEAFRLLRPGGTIVVSDQSPKSKILQIMEKVEEAPNDPESEENEAIELILFQVSECYVYLIPPRKSAASYRADEWDVNKWAWEGTLKVISKGEECIIRLEDKTTGELYARAFLRKGELHPVEPVIDSSRYFVLRIEENIGGRLRHAFIGIGFRERTEAYDFQAALHDHMKYLDKKKTAEEMEQHFQETSSVDYSLKEGETLVLQMKNKPRGSVKSKFFEQGLNNLSLEGKSDVKEPLLSIRPPPPPPAPPSPATSVQNSPSNLPPKITLDGNSTEKSPNLAKDEAEHTHFPDNESSQDIQDDDFGDFQAAG; from the exons ATGGCGAGAGGGACAACATTAATCCTGGCTCCTGCAACTAAGTTCTTCTGCTCTTCAAGTTCCAAGCCAGTTATTGTCTTTTCAGTTTCTACACTGCACgggatccccccccccccccacccctcTTTCTCTGCTTCAATGGCATTGTCTTCACATATCCACAACTTCTCTGTTCTCTCAGTAAGCAAAACTATAGAGCATGGCAATGGAAGAAGGAGAGCAAGAATGGTTGTTAAGATGGCAGCATCAACATCAGATATGGCAGCTGCCTTTGAAGAGGGAAAGCTAGAAAGGCCTAAGTGGTCAGGACAGACGCCTCTCTCTCGTCTTGTTGGAGCTCTTATTGCTTTTAAGCCTCTCTCCTCTGTTCTCAAACTTGGTGCCAGACAAGTCCTCATCAG AACAGCAGAGAAAGGGAACATTCCATGGAGAGAAATGACAAAGGAGATTCTGGAATCAGATGTGTATAAGGAGCTGGAGAGCATTCAAAATCCCTCACTTGTTTATCCAGATT ATTACCTAAATCCTTTCCATGCTTACGACGAGGGAAATCTTTCATGGCTG GCTGCAGCTGAAGCTGAAGCTGCAACCATGTCAATGGTGAGGCGAGCAATACCTAATGCTTCTACAGTAGATGAAGCAAATCAAGTAGTGCGTGGAAATTGGCTTCAGGCAATTGAACAGCATCATCTACAGTACTCTGGGACTACCATGATTAGAGACATTCTAGATATTGGATGTTCTGTAGGTGTTAGCACAAGATTTCTGGCTGACAAGTTTCCTTCTGCTAATGTCACT GGGCTAGATCTGTCACCTCACTTTCTTTCCGTAGCTCAATTCAAGGAAAAGAAGATAGGTCCTAGAAAGAATCCTATTAAATGGATGCATGCTAATGCAGAAGACACAGGCTTTCCACCCCAATCATTCGATCTTGTTTCAGTTTCATATGTG TTTCATGAATGTCCTGAAAGAGCAATAGTTAATATACTGAAGGAAGCATTCAGGCTACTTCGTCCTGGAGGCACAATTGTTGTGTCGGATCAATCA CCAAAGTCAAAGATCTTACAG aTCATGGAGAAAGTAGAGGAGGCACCAAACGATCCAGAGAGTGAAGAAAATGAAGCCATTGAGCTTATTCTCTTTCAAGTCTCTGAATGCTACGTTTATCTG ATACCACCCAGGAAAAGTGCTGCTTCTTACAG GGCTGATGAATGGGATGTCAACAAATGGGCCTGGGAAGGGACTTTGAAAGTCATTAGCAAGGGTGAAGAGTGCATTATCAGACTTGAAGATAAAACCACAG GTGAATTATATGCGCGGGCATTTTTGAGAAAGGGGGAGCTACATCCAGTGGAACCTGTAATTGATAGCAGCAG ATATTTTGTTCTGCGGATAGAGGAAAATATAG GTGGTCGCCTGAGGCATGCATTTATTGGCATAGGATTTAGAGAAAGAACAGAAGCTTATGATTTCCAGGCGGCGCTGCATGATCACATGAA ATATCTGGACAAGAAGAAAACTGCGGAAGAGATGGAACAGCATTTTCAGGAAACTTCCTCGGTTGATTACAGTTTAAAAGAAGGGGAAACTCTTGTACTCCAAATGAAAAAC AAACCTAGAGGTAGTGTGAAGTCCAAGTTTTTCGAGCAGGGTCTGAACAATCTGTCATTGGAGGGGAAGAGCGATGTAAAAGAACCCTTGCTTAGTATCAGACCGCCTCCGCCTCCCCCAGCACCGCCTTCACCCGCTACAAGTGTACAGAATTCTCCATCAAACTTGCCACCAAAAATTACTCTTGATGGAAATTCTACTGAAAAATCCCCCAACTTGGCAAAGGATGAAGCAGAACACACGCATTTTCCTGACAATGAAAGCTCACAAGATATACAAGATGATGATTTCGGAGATTTTCAAGCAGCTGGGTGA